One part of the Candidatus Defluviilinea gracilis genome encodes these proteins:
- a CDS encoding PD40 domain-containing protein, which translates to MKKLFLLTLTALIATACLPQDMQLPQSPLLPLLERKSGLIAYIGIDGNVYVTDQSGKSPTPVTDDALLPETQTSAYRYYQFPTWSKDGNQIAYVGIEGTGATQSKADLSVYNVDDETSAEIFSSETEFPFYLYWSPDNENVSMISGNANRQSILLQNVPTSGEEPVILDTGAPYYWSWAPNGKTMIVHTGSDTTSTPEHLAFLQVDSVVIEDGLDANPASFQAPAWSPNGERILYPRVNDEGKKELVVADSKGEFQQTIGEFELNAAFAWSPDSELVAYIEGTENLNTAGIVGKLHVVDLATSEDFFQTDDVLAFFWSPNSRQLAYFKPLQVTDSSGQELSALQLNMVDAVSGESKELFPFAPTNIFSNTLQYFDQYHQSATIWSPDSNNLLLPFVSPNGTPGIAVVAASGQLEPRLLAEGFIGFWSWK; encoded by the coding sequence ATGAAAAAACTTTTTCTACTCACACTCACCGCGCTCATCGCCACAGCCTGCCTGCCGCAAGATATGCAACTTCCTCAAAGCCCTTTACTGCCTCTGCTCGAACGCAAATCGGGGCTGATCGCGTATATAGGCATCGACGGGAACGTGTACGTCACCGACCAAAGCGGAAAAAGCCCCACTCCGGTGACCGACGATGCGTTGTTACCCGAAACCCAAACCAGCGCGTACCGGTATTACCAATTCCCAACCTGGTCGAAAGATGGAAATCAGATCGCCTACGTTGGCATCGAGGGCACAGGCGCCACGCAATCAAAAGCAGACCTATCTGTGTACAACGTGGACGATGAAACCTCCGCAGAAATCTTTTCCAGCGAAACGGAGTTTCCATTCTATCTGTATTGGTCGCCGGACAACGAAAACGTCAGCATGATAAGCGGCAACGCAAACCGGCAATCGATTCTTTTGCAAAACGTGCCGACGTCCGGGGAAGAGCCTGTTATCCTTGACACCGGGGCGCCATACTACTGGTCTTGGGCTCCCAACGGCAAAACCATGATCGTCCACACCGGCAGTGACACAACCTCCACCCCGGAGCACCTCGCCTTCTTGCAAGTGGACTCAGTCGTGATCGAGGACGGTCTGGACGCAAACCCCGCTTCTTTCCAAGCCCCGGCCTGGTCGCCCAATGGGGAACGGATTCTCTACCCCCGCGTCAACGACGAGGGCAAGAAGGAACTCGTGGTAGCCGATTCGAAAGGCGAATTTCAACAAACCATCGGAGAGTTCGAACTCAATGCGGCATTCGCATGGTCGCCGGATAGCGAATTGGTCGCCTATATCGAAGGGACTGAAAATCTCAACACTGCTGGCATTGTCGGAAAATTACACGTGGTCGACCTCGCCACCTCGGAGGATTTCTTCCAGACCGATGATGTCCTTGCCTTTTTCTGGTCGCCGAACAGCAGACAACTCGCTTATTTCAAACCTCTGCAAGTCACCGATTCGTCGGGACAAGAACTATCCGCCCTGCAACTCAACATGGTAGACGCGGTCTCCGGCGAGAGCAAAGAACTCTTCCCTTTCGCGCCCACCAATATTTTTTCGAATACCTTGCAATACTTCGATCAATATCATCAGTCTGCTACGATCTGGTCGCCGGATAGTAATAATCTGCTCCTGCCCTTCGTATCCCCGAACGGCACCCCCGGCATCGCTGTCGTGGCGGCATCCGGTCAATTGGAGCCCAGACTGCTCGCCGAAGGGTTTATCGGGTTTTGGTCGTGGAAATAG
- the uvrB gene encoding excinuclease ABC subunit UvrB, producing MDFKLQAPFIPMGDQPEAIRGLVDGVHGGKKHQVLLGATGTGKTFTIASVIQELQKPALIMAHNKTLAAQLYAEFKEFFPENAVSYFVSYYDYYQPEAYVPRHDLYIEKETQINEEIERLRLAATAALISRRDVIIVASVSCIYGLGNPEEFGKGTVTLKVGEMYRRNALLRQLIESQYQRNDMDLKTGTFRVRGDTLEIIPAYEDKRGFRITFFGDEVERIMQFSPVTGEVFEEPNEISIYPAKQYLTAADKMKDAIADIEAELEDRLKFFKETGKHLEAQRLEQRARYDLEMLKEVGYCSGVENYSRHLDRRAAGTHPWTMIDFLPTDYLLVIDESHMTVPQIRGMYNGDKARKETLVEYGFRLPSAVDNRPLKFEEFEEVMGSTIYTSATPGPYEMGHAEQVVEQIIRPTGLVDPEVEVRPTRGQVDDLIGEIRQRVERGERVLVTTLTKRMSEDLSEYLKELEMKVQYLHSDVETLERVGILRDLRMGVFDVLVGINLLREGLDLPEVSLVGILDADKEGFLRSETALIQTIGRAARHVNGRVIMYADKMTDSMKRAIDETNRRRAKQVKYNTEHGIVPISIHKAIHDLTEELSAKAVGEMRGEYKVKQDLPRNELRQVVRDMEIQMKEAAKNLEFERAAALRDELYQLKSLLAEDENLKPWERIKLLTGEE from the coding sequence ATGGACTTCAAACTTCAAGCACCCTTCATCCCTATGGGCGACCAGCCCGAAGCCATCCGCGGACTCGTGGATGGCGTGCATGGCGGCAAGAAACATCAGGTGTTGCTCGGCGCGACAGGCACCGGCAAGACATTTACCATCGCGTCTGTGATCCAGGAGTTGCAAAAGCCCGCGCTCATCATGGCTCACAACAAGACCCTCGCCGCGCAGTTGTATGCCGAGTTCAAAGAATTCTTCCCCGAGAATGCGGTGTCGTATTTTGTTTCGTATTACGATTACTACCAGCCTGAGGCGTATGTTCCGCGCCACGACTTGTACATCGAAAAAGAGACTCAGATCAACGAAGAGATCGAACGGCTAAGGCTCGCCGCGACTGCCGCTTTGATCTCGCGGCGTGATGTGATCATCGTTGCGTCGGTCTCGTGCATTTACGGTTTGGGCAACCCCGAAGAATTCGGCAAAGGGACAGTCACTCTCAAAGTGGGTGAGATGTATCGGCGCAATGCGCTGCTCCGTCAGTTGATCGAATCTCAATATCAACGCAACGACATGGATTTGAAGACAGGCACATTCCGCGTGCGCGGCGACACGTTGGAGATCATCCCTGCGTACGAAGACAAACGCGGATTCCGCATCACCTTCTTCGGCGATGAAGTGGAACGCATCATGCAGTTCAGTCCCGTCACTGGCGAAGTGTTCGAGGAGCCAAATGAAATTTCAATTTACCCCGCCAAGCAATATCTCACCGCCGCCGATAAGATGAAGGATGCGATTGCCGATATCGAAGCCGAGTTGGAAGATCGGCTGAAATTCTTCAAAGAGACTGGCAAGCACCTCGAAGCGCAGAGACTCGAGCAACGCGCGCGCTACGATCTGGAAATGTTGAAAGAGGTCGGCTATTGTTCGGGCGTCGAGAATTACTCGCGTCATCTGGATCGCCGCGCGGCGGGAACGCATCCGTGGACAATGATTGATTTTCTGCCGACAGATTATCTGCTGGTGATCGACGAGAGTCACATGACCGTCCCGCAGATTCGCGGCATGTATAACGGCGACAAAGCGAGGAAAGAAACGCTTGTCGAATATGGATTCCGCTTGCCTAGCGCGGTGGATAATCGTCCGCTCAAGTTCGAGGAGTTCGAAGAGGTGATGGGAAGCACGATCTACACCTCCGCCACACCTGGACCGTATGAGATGGGACACGCGGAACAAGTCGTCGAGCAGATCATCCGCCCGACGGGACTCGTTGACCCCGAAGTGGAAGTGCGTCCGACGAGGGGGCAGGTGGACGACCTGATCGGCGAGATCAGGCAGAGGGTCGAAAGAGGCGAGCGTGTCCTTGTCACCACGCTGACGAAGAGGATGTCGGAAGACCTCTCCGAATACTTGAAAGAGTTGGAGATGAAAGTCCAATACCTACATTCGGATGTGGAGACGCTTGAACGTGTGGGCATTTTGCGCGACCTGCGTATGGGCGTGTTCGATGTGCTGGTGGGAATCAATTTACTGCGCGAAGGACTCGACTTGCCCGAAGTGTCGCTGGTTGGAATTTTGGACGCGGACAAAGAAGGTTTTCTGCGTTCCGAGACCGCGTTGATCCAGACCATTGGTCGCGCGGCGCGTCATGTCAATGGGCGCGTGATCATGTATGCCGACAAGATGACCGACTCGATGAAGCGCGCGATTGACGAAACGAATCGCCGCCGCGCCAAGCAGGTGAAATACAACACCGAACATGGCATCGTGCCGATCAGCATTCACAAAGCGATCCACGATCTCACCGAAGAGTTGAGCGCGAAGGCGGTTGGCGAGATGCGCGGCGAATACAAAGTGAAGCAAGACCTGCCGCGTAATGAACTGCGCCAAGTGGTGCGCGACATGGAAATCCAAATGAAAGAAGCCGCGAAGAATCTCGAATTCGAACGCGCCGCCGCGCTGCGCGACGAGTTGTATCAGTTGAAGAGTTTGCTGGCGGAAGATGAAAACTTGAAACCGTGGGAACGGATAAAGTTGTTGACGGGGGAGGAATAA
- a CDS encoding Nramp family divalent metal transporter, with the protein MKKHSQNSLSEVHESVIVPAKASSWRRWLAITGPALMVSVGYMDPGNWATDIAGGSRYSYALIWVLLMSNLMAILLQSLAARLGIVSRRDLAQVCHEDYPPIVNIPLYILAEIAITACDLAEVIGSAIALQLLFGIPLLYGVILTALDTFLLLLLSHAGIRKLESVVIALVGTIGVAFFIEILLGKPDWVGIAHGFVPSLPDATALYISIGILGATVMPHNLYLHSSLVQTRKIGRDSDEVKKTLRWNTIDTSLSLNIAFFINAAILVMAASVFHRNGYFAVAEIQDAHHLLEPLLGASIAPIAFAIALLASGQSSTITGTLAGQIVMEGYLNLRIRPWLRRLITRLLAVIPAILVIAHFGENATGAMLVLSQVVLSLQLPFAIIPLINAVADKRRMGEFTISPKIKALAWIVAGIILSLNIKLIVDQIGAWIADAGSDAWIIEATVIPLTVLLGLLLLYVVAHPWLDKNGFRIGSVHRQAAQTINAIQPPPPYQHIGVALDFSGKDEKLLTESLRFINKKQTKLTLLHVVESPVARRLGVEGEDSETLADRDRLEKLTEMMKANKVNSEWQIGSGEPGKELAKMINDSNIEMIVVGGHGHTGVSDLIHGTVISDLRHHIKASVVIVPIGD; encoded by the coding sequence ATGAAAAAACATTCGCAAAATTCCCTTTCAGAAGTACATGAATCCGTTATTGTGCCAGCCAAAGCCTCCTCATGGAGGCGCTGGCTGGCGATCACTGGACCCGCCCTCATGGTATCCGTCGGCTACATGGACCCGGGCAACTGGGCAACAGACATCGCGGGCGGAAGCCGCTATAGCTACGCCTTGATCTGGGTCTTGTTGATGTCCAACCTTATGGCGATTCTCCTGCAAAGTTTAGCCGCGAGGCTCGGCATCGTCAGTCGCCGCGACCTGGCGCAAGTCTGTCATGAAGATTATCCGCCCATTGTGAATATCCCCCTCTACATTCTGGCAGAGATCGCCATCACAGCCTGCGACTTGGCGGAGGTGATCGGTTCTGCCATCGCGCTTCAATTACTTTTCGGTATCCCACTTCTGTATGGCGTGATACTTACCGCGTTGGATACATTCCTGCTTTTGTTGTTGTCGCATGCGGGGATTCGCAAACTGGAAAGCGTGGTCATCGCGTTGGTCGGAACGATCGGCGTCGCTTTCTTCATCGAGATCCTGTTGGGCAAACCTGATTGGGTTGGCATCGCTCATGGCTTTGTCCCATCCCTGCCCGACGCGACCGCGTTATATATTTCCATCGGCATTTTAGGCGCGACCGTCATGCCGCACAATTTATATTTGCATTCGTCACTCGTGCAAACTCGCAAGATCGGGCGCGACAGCGACGAAGTCAAAAAGACCCTGCGCTGGAACACGATCGACACATCGTTATCGCTCAACATTGCTTTCTTCATCAACGCTGCGATTTTGGTGATGGCGGCTTCGGTCTTTCACAGAAACGGATATTTTGCCGTCGCCGAGATTCAAGACGCGCATCATTTGCTGGAGCCTCTGCTTGGGGCGTCCATCGCGCCGATCGCGTTCGCCATCGCGCTTCTCGCCTCGGGACAGAGTTCCACCATCACCGGCACGCTCGCCGGGCAGATCGTGATGGAGGGCTACCTCAACCTGCGGATTCGACCGTGGCTGCGCCGCCTCATTACCCGACTTCTGGCTGTCATCCCCGCGATACTCGTCATCGCCCACTTCGGCGAAAACGCCACAGGCGCGATGCTCGTGCTGAGTCAAGTCGTCCTCTCGCTTCAACTGCCGTTTGCGATCATTCCGCTGATCAACGCAGTAGCAGACAAACGCCGCATGGGCGAATTCACCATCAGCCCGAAGATAAAAGCCCTGGCATGGATCGTGGCGGGAATCATTTTGTCGCTGAACATCAAATTGATCGTTGACCAAATCGGAGCGTGGATCGCCGACGCGGGAAGCGACGCGTGGATCATCGAAGCGACCGTGATCCCATTAACTGTATTACTCGGACTGCTATTGCTTTACGTGGTCGCGCATCCCTGGCTGGACAAAAACGGATTTCGCATTGGGAGTGTCCATCGTCAAGCCGCGCAAACGATCAACGCGATCCAACCACCTCCGCCCTACCAGCACATCGGCGTGGCATTGGACTTTTCAGGCAAGGACGAAAAATTGCTCACGGAAAGTCTGCGCTTCATCAACAAAAAGCAAACGAAACTCACCTTGTTGCACGTTGTCGAAAGTCCAGTGGCAAGAAGGCTGGGCGTCGAGGGTGAAGATTCCGAAACGCTCGCAGACCGCGACCGACTCGAAAAATTGACCGAGATGATGAAAGCGAACAAAGTCAACTCCGAATGGCAGATCGGAAGCGGCGAGCCAGGCAAAGAACTGGCGAAAATGATCAACGATTCGAATATAGAAATGATCGTCGTCGGTGGACATGGTCACACGGGCGTTTCAGATTTGATCCACGGAACGGTCATCAGCGACTTGCGCCACCACATCAAAGCCAGCGTGGTGATCGTGCCGATTGGTGATTAG
- a CDS encoding transposase: protein MQQQQFPQGKQFKNVSGDAGYGSEENYAYLEKHGMGNYLKYNTFHQEQHPPRKPELLEKMRFKSTCFRYDQDKDQFVCPAHHRMVYIETNPYQFHNGFLSERRVYECLECAACPLKPKCTKAKGNRQMQVGFELRRYRQQAKDNLLSEQGMPCVNYEALNPKRSSGT from the coding sequence ATGCAACAACAGCAGTTTCCGCAGGGCAAACAATTCAAAAACGTGTCTGGCGACGCAGGCTACGGCAGCGAAGAAAACTATGCCTATTTGGAAAAGCACGGCATGGGGAACTACCTCAAATACAACACCTTCCACCAGGAGCAACACCCGCCGCGCAAACCCGAACTGCTTGAGAAGATGCGCTTCAAGTCAACCTGCTTTCGCTACGATCAGGACAAGGATCAGTTCGTGTGTCCCGCCCACCATCGCATGGTCTATATCGAAACCAACCCCTACCAATTCCACAACGGCTTCTTATCTGAACGGCGGGTTTATGAATGTTTGGAGTGTGCCGCCTGCCCTCTCAAACCCAAATGCACCAAAGCCAAAGGCAATCGCCAAATGCAAGTCGGATTTGAACTCCGCCGCTATCGTCAGCAAGCCAAAGACAACCTGCTTTCCGAGCAGGGTATGCCTTGCGTAAATTACGAAGCATTGAACCCGAAACGGTCTTCGGGGACGTGA
- the cadA gene encoding cadmium-translocating P-type ATPase, producing the protein MEQTIDIDIPLLLPGVENEKDECLVRLEAALQGKKGIIRAHVERDKTPVDLCLHYDPNLLTLSDVKRLAELAGAQIVNRYHHESIPIENMDCSDCSLVIEHSVGRMDGVLSVNVNYPTEKMWIEYDNHKITRAAIEKRVRSLGYQIPLNEFQAKIQENRELLFSLLSGLFLLIGWLGDTFFGFPTFLSIGLFAVAYVLGGWDVSRHAWHALRERRLDTDGLMVVAAIGAAFLGEFAEGALLLFLFSLGHALEERALDRARRAVRALADLAPKTALVRRDGKEQESPVESLQLDDVVIVRPGVRIPVDGIILDGSSGIDQSSVTGESLPVDKTVGDQVFASTVNGEGALEVKVTRLAKDSTLARVMKMVEEAQAQKSPTQQTVEKFERIFVPSVLILTALVIVIPPLFGFPFRESFLRAMTLLVAASPCALALGTPAAILAGVAQAARNGVLVKGGAHLENLGLLKAIAFDKTGTVTHGQPEVTDVVVLPASGWKEVDLLSIAAGAESRSAHPLAQAVVRSAQTQGLPASPVDDVESLTGRGLRAVANGKTIWIGNQKLMNEAGVALSSESISRAEALQGQGKTLMWIAVDKTLAGLIALADTLRHEAAPTMNALKKSGVTHTIMLTGDNARSASAIASEIGLTEFRADLMPEDKLTIIRELVKDYGQVAMIGDGVNDAPALANATVGIAMGGAGTDVALETADVALMGDDLSKLPFAVGLGRATRAIIIQNLAIALGVIGLLIVTSITGIISIGIAVIFHEGSTLVVVANALRLLRYKST; encoded by the coding sequence ATGGAACAAACAATTGACATTGACATCCCGCTGTTACTCCCAGGCGTTGAAAACGAGAAGGACGAATGCCTCGTGCGGCTCGAAGCGGCGCTTCAAGGCAAAAAGGGAATCATCCGCGCACACGTCGAACGCGACAAAACGCCCGTTGACCTGTGCCTGCACTACGACCCCAACCTGTTGACTCTCTCCGATGTGAAGCGTCTCGCCGAACTTGCAGGCGCGCAAATCGTCAACCGCTATCATCACGAATCGATTCCCATCGAAAACATGGACTGTTCCGATTGCAGTCTCGTCATCGAACACAGCGTCGGGCGCATGGACGGCGTGCTGTCGGTCAACGTCAACTACCCCACCGAGAAAATGTGGATCGAGTATGACAATCACAAGATCACTCGCGCCGCCATCGAAAAACGAGTCCGTTCGTTGGGGTATCAAATTCCGCTTAATGAATTTCAAGCAAAGATACAAGAGAACAGAGAATTACTATTCAGCCTCTTGTCAGGATTATTTCTGCTGATCGGCTGGCTCGGCGATACGTTCTTCGGCTTCCCCACATTTCTCAGCATCGGACTCTTCGCAGTCGCCTATGTTTTAGGCGGCTGGGATGTCTCACGTCACGCATGGCACGCCTTGCGCGAACGCCGCCTCGACACAGACGGGCTCATGGTTGTCGCCGCAATTGGCGCGGCGTTCCTAGGCGAGTTTGCCGAAGGCGCATTGTTGCTTTTCCTTTTCAGCCTCGGTCACGCATTGGAAGAACGCGCATTAGATCGCGCGCGCCGCGCCGTCCGCGCGTTGGCTGACCTTGCACCGAAGACCGCGTTGGTCCGCCGCGATGGAAAAGAACAGGAGTCTCCCGTCGAGTCGTTGCAACTCGACGATGTGGTCATCGTCCGCCCTGGCGTGCGAATTCCCGTGGACGGAATCATCCTCGACGGAAGTTCTGGCATTGACCAATCCTCCGTCACAGGCGAATCGCTTCCCGTTGATAAAACGGTTGGCGATCAAGTTTTCGCAAGCACGGTCAATGGCGAAGGCGCGCTCGAAGTCAAAGTGACGCGCCTCGCAAAAGATTCAACTCTGGCGCGCGTGATGAAAATGGTCGAAGAAGCGCAAGCGCAAAAATCGCCGACTCAACAGACTGTCGAAAAATTTGAGCGTATCTTTGTCCCATCTGTTTTAATTCTCACCGCGCTCGTGATCGTCATCCCGCCTCTCTTTGGTTTTCCATTCCGCGAATCGTTTTTACGCGCGATGACTCTGCTCGTCGCCGCGTCGCCGTGCGCCCTCGCGCTTGGCACGCCCGCCGCAATTCTCGCAGGTGTTGCGCAAGCCGCGCGAAATGGCGTGCTCGTCAAAGGCGGCGCGCATCTTGAAAATCTCGGACTGCTCAAAGCCATCGCCTTCGATAAAACTGGAACCGTGACTCACGGTCAGCCCGAGGTGACAGATGTAGTTGTGTTACCAGCCTCAGGGTGGAAAGAAGTGGATTTACTATCCATCGCGGCAGGCGCGGAATCTCGATCCGCGCATCCGTTGGCGCAGGCGGTCGTGCGCTCGGCTCAGACGCAGGGTCTGCCTGCCTCGCCAGTGGACGACGTCGAGTCGCTGACGGGACGCGGCCTGCGCGCGGTGGCGAACGGCAAGACGATTTGGATCGGCAATCAAAAGTTGATGAACGAAGCGGGCGTGGCGCTTTCATCCGAATCAATTTCACGCGCCGAGGCATTGCAAGGACAAGGCAAAACGTTGATGTGGATCGCGGTGGATAAAACATTGGCGGGCTTGATCGCGCTGGCAGATACCTTGCGTCACGAAGCCGCGCCGACGATGAACGCGCTCAAAAAATCTGGCGTGACTCATACCATCATGTTGACAGGCGACAACGCGCGTTCTGCATCCGCGATTGCAAGTGAAATTGGTCTCACTGAATTTCGCGCCGACTTAATGCCCGAAGATAAACTCACCATCATCCGCGAACTTGTCAAAGACTATGGGCAGGTTGCCATGATCGGCGACGGAGTCAACGATGCGCCCGCGCTTGCCAATGCAACCGTTGGAATCGCAATGGGCGGCGCAGGAACTGACGTTGCACTCGAAACCGCCGACGTTGCGTTGATGGGCGATGATCTTTCTAAACTGCCATTCGCAGTCGGCTTGGGACGCGCCACGCGCGCGATCATCATTCAAAATCTGGCAATCGCATTGGGCGTGATCGGTTTGCTTATTGTCACGTCAATCACTGGTATCATCAGCATTGGCATCGCCGTCATTTTTCACGAGGGAAGCACGCTGGTCGTCGTGGCGAATGCGTTGAGGTTGTTGAGGTATAAATCCACGTAG
- a CDS encoding nitroreductase family protein → MPVAKFHPLSFTEQPSQEMIQRATDFRAHMQRRRTVRHFSDKPVPREIIEECLIAAGTAPSGANLQPWHFVVVSDPKVKQEIRAAAEEEEKDFYQRRAPKEWLEALAPLGTDAHKPFLVTAPYLIAIFGKNHSELPDGRRVKNYYVHESVGIATGFLIAAIHNAGLVSLTHTPSPMGFLNGILNRPSDEKPFLLLVTGFPAKEAEVPVITKKPLGEIATFI, encoded by the coding sequence ATGCCCGTTGCAAAATTTCACCCGCTGAGTTTCACTGAACAACCATCGCAAGAAATGATCCAACGCGCCACAGACTTCCGCGCGCACATGCAACGTCGCCGCACGGTGCGGCACTTTTCCGATAAACCCGTTCCGCGCGAAATCATTGAAGAGTGTCTCATCGCCGCAGGGACTGCGCCAAGCGGAGCGAATTTGCAACCCTGGCATTTTGTCGTGGTCAGCGACCCAAAGGTGAAACAAGAAATTCGCGCCGCGGCGGAAGAAGAGGAAAAAGATTTTTATCAGCGCCGCGCGCCGAAAGAATGGCTCGAAGCCCTCGCCCCGCTCGGCACGGACGCACACAAACCGTTTCTTGTGACCGCCCCATACTTGATCGCCATCTTCGGAAAGAATCACAGCGAATTACCCGATGGACGCCGCGTGAAGAATTATTACGTCCACGAATCGGTGGGAATCGCCACAGGCTTCTTGATCGCCGCGATTCACAACGCGGGCTTGGTCTCGCTAACCCACACACCCAGTCCAATGGGATTCCTCAACGGGATTCTGAACAGACCGTCAGATGAAAAACCATTTCTACTGTTAGTAACAGGCTTCCCTGCGAAAGAAGCGGAAGTCCCGGTCATCACCAAAAAGCCGCTGGGTGAGATCGCGACATTTATCTAA
- a CDS encoding transposase, whose product MLKVIVYAYTQKIYSSRKIEKALWENIGFMWISGGNRRTFTRSTTFGATR is encoded by the coding sequence ATGTTGAAGGTGATTGTGTATGCCTACACCCAGAAGATCTATTCGTCGCGGAAGATCGAAAAAGCGCTGTGGGAGAATATTGGCTTCATGTGGATCAGCGGGGGCAACCGCCGGACTTTCACACGATCAACAACTTTCGGAGCGACACGTTGA
- a CDS encoding transposase: MNNRNLTFKPYAMEQLSLLPPSLEELIPEKHLVRVVNRVVDELDIEPLLAKYKGAGRAVIIRA; encoded by the coding sequence ATGAACAACCGAAACCTCACCTTCAAGCCGTACGCAATGGAGCAGTTGAGTCTGCTGCCGCCGAGTTTGGAAGAATTAATCCCTGAAAAACATCTGGTACGGGTGGTCAATCGCGTCGTGGATGAGCTGGACATCGAGCCGCTTTTAGCAAAATACAAAGGGGCGGGACGAGCAGTTATCATCCGCGCATGA
- a CDS encoding PDZ domain-containing protein translates to MKTNKSILAVLLIFSFALSACAGFAPEDEPITGDFGAQYTPQEHQTRVFDAIQKHLVDNYIYYESAELDWDALFDEYHARISDGLTNDEFNALMLEFTGKLPEGALLFQSRDERIAAETESTSTYEGIGAFIGFDAEAVPHIIVLGVIEGSPAEQAGIRAHDSIYAIDGNPILLEEGIDVVKRVRGPAGSVVTLNVQTPGKPERTVEVTRAQLVSASQIEARQIDVQGAPYGYILFPVINNDSLFKDLLANLQKLTTNQKLEGLVLDLRVAGSSRGWPLEELLKLFHDGKVGTFYNSQEIEQSVSVTGADLFGSQSVPLIILVGQHTSGSPEILAAALQANKRAIVIGETTPGAIEATTLFYLPDGSRIFIETSSFKLPNGEDLGRNGVQPQITIDAGWDDILPAHDPVLEKALELLSAGPAQ, encoded by the coding sequence ATGAAAACCAACAAGTCCATCCTTGCAGTTCTTTTGATCTTCTCGTTTGCGCTCTCTGCCTGCGCGGGATTCGCCCCAGAAGACGAGCCGATCACCGGGGATTTCGGAGCGCAGTACACGCCGCAGGAACATCAAACGCGCGTCTTCGATGCCATCCAAAAACATCTTGTAGATAATTACATCTACTATGAATCCGCCGAGCTAGATTGGGACGCGCTTTTCGACGAATACCATGCGCGGATTTCTGACGGTTTGACAAACGACGAGTTCAACGCGCTGATGCTGGAGTTTACAGGCAAACTACCCGAAGGCGCGCTCCTGTTTCAATCGCGTGACGAGCGTATCGCCGCCGAAACCGAGTCCACTTCCACGTACGAGGGCATCGGTGCCTTCATCGGGTTTGACGCGGAGGCTGTGCCGCACATCATCGTGCTGGGCGTGATCGAAGGATCGCCTGCCGAACAGGCAGGCATTCGCGCGCATGACAGCATCTATGCGATCGACGGGAATCCTATTTTGCTGGAGGAGGGGATTGATGTGGTCAAGCGCGTGCGCGGACCGGCTGGGAGTGTGGTCACTTTGAACGTGCAGACGCCTGGCAAACCAGAACGAACCGTCGAAGTGACGCGGGCGCAACTCGTCAGCGCCAGCCAGATCGAAGCGCGGCAAATCGATGTGCAGGGGGCGCCGTATGGGTATATCCTGTTTCCGGTGATCAATAATGACAGCCTATTCAAAGACCTGCTCGCCAACCTGCAAAAACTTACCACCAACCAGAAACTTGAAGGATTGGTTTTAGATTTGCGCGTGGCTGGTTCTAGCAGAGGCTGGCCCCTCGAGGAATTACTCAAACTCTTCCACGATGGAAAGGTGGGAACGTTTTATAACAGCCAGGAAATCGAACAAAGCGTTTCCGTGACCGGCGCCGATCTGTTCGGTTCGCAATCTGTGCCGCTGATCATCCTCGTGGGACAACACACGAGCGGCTCGCCTGAGATCCTCGCGGCGGCGTTGCAGGCAAACAAACGGGCGATCGTGATCGGCGAGACCACCCCCGGCGCTATCGAAGCCACAACTTTGTTTTATCTGCCAGACGGTTCGCGCATCTTCATCGAGACCAGTTCCTTCAAATTGCCAAACGGTGAAGATCTTGGGCGCAACGGAGTCCAACCGCAAATTACCATCGATGCGGGATGGGACGATATCCTCCCCGCTCATGATCCCGTCCTGGAAAAAGCGCTCGAATTGCTGAGCGCGGGACCCGCACAATGA
- a CDS encoding helix-turn-helix transcriptional regulator produces the protein MKLTELKAIQLAELFSALSDASRVRIISLLLDGEMGVGALAEKLNMTESAVSHQLRGLRQMRFVRARKSGRQVFYRLDDDHVEKLYRMGLEHVQHG, from the coding sequence ATGAAACTCACCGAACTCAAAGCCATTCAACTCGCCGAACTATTCAGCGCCCTCAGCGATGCCAGCCGCGTGCGGATCATCTCCCTGCTCCTCGATGGCGAGATGGGCGTCGGCGCGCTTGCCGAAAAATTGAACATGACCGAGTCCGCCGTGTCGCATCAACTGCGCGGACTCCGTCAGATGCGCTTCGTCCGTGCGCGCAAGTCAGGCAGGCAGGTCTTCTATCGTCTCGACGACGATCACGTCGAAAAACTCTATCGCATGGGTCTTGAGCATGTACAGCATGGGTAA